Proteins co-encoded in one Plasmodium berghei ANKA genome assembly, chromosome: 11 genomic window:
- a CDS encoding Sas10 domain-containing protein, putative, with protein MKKKNYVPIDTSKVKFVEGSESEDIEIEEENYSDINNEIYDENLISDSNDESINDINKKSKGKKKKKKLSNDEESQEDDFDDENEDEDLNDDDETENENIENKEDENFIKVSWKKDKKNYYQYESDNSSSDDDEENNDERMKEVIYLNKKEKENLNENDFDLYNIYMNEKDGIFSKNKDSEIGIDEKENTIKKLINNMANELKEKKKEINIDEKDKKEIEEIIMSEHQEYQIILKELSLNIEKVFNEINENQKLFQFKNINENDVSPSDINKNTLLYLKKKNETMLTYIIYITYYVFLKVMNCYSHNHPVLDKLIYINTIISKTNELDNKIKFKIQQLNKLPKRQLHELDISNSDDQTQATNMKKTATGAKKIGKKNADNEDDEYEEEEDEDEEDEDEDEEDEEDEDEDEEDEEDEEDEEDEEDKEEEEIEEDRNKNNKNKKYKISKSIITEYTDSHIREKMKEEKKKQREKIKNERSIFLKEIKDMVSNKPEKIKEENYLKKLEEKFTDFDDKILRKKMKMMSKKKNRMNNLSNVGMTSNDLLKFVELPEMSNENDNTSFHENKIFRNNINKIKQKNKNKLMNNNANDDFVSFKKFNKVQNKNDSYDNKEKNALNNYSFGKNMHNEIDDENIKNMLKFKKNRKEQRKTIMDKKNKEIRKQLVDQENEVNDRRMPNKNIIQNKGLVRKRKSTDGNARVHNKLKYMKKMKTYNSQHPKFKTHDNNYDGVKKGINPYLKKSIDIK; from the coding sequence atgaaaaaaaaaaattatgttcCAATTGATACAAGTAAAGTAAAGTTTGTTGAAGGATCTGAATCAGAGGATATTGAAAtagaagaagaaaattataGTGATATTAACAACGAAatatatgatgaaaatttaataagTGATAGTAACGACGAATCAATTAATGatatcaataaaaaatcgaaaggaaaaaaaaaaaaaaaaaagttatcAAATGATGAGGAAAGCCAAGAAGATGATTTCgatgatgaaaatgaagacGAAGATTTAAATGATGACGATGAAacagaaaatgaaaatatagaaaataaagaagacgaaaattttataaaagtatCTTggaaaaaagataaaaaaaattattatcaatatGAAAGCGATAATTCTTCAAGCGATgatgatgaagaaaataacgATGAAAGAATGAAAGaagttatttatttaaataaaaaagaaaaggaaaatttaaatgaaaatgattttgatctatacaatatatatatgaatgaaaaagatggaattttctcaaaaaataaagatagtGAAATAGGTAttgatgaaaaagaaaatactATTAAAAAACTAATCAATAATATGgcaaatgaattaaaagaaaagaaaaaagaaataaatatagatgaaaaagacaaaaaggaaattgaagaaattataatgaGTGAACATCAAGAatatcaaattattttaaaagaattatctctaaatattgaaaaagtttttaatgaaattaatgaaaatcaaaaattatttcaatttaaaaatattaatgaaaatgatgtTAGTCCATCggatattaataaaaacacCTTACTTtatcttaaaaaaaaaaatgaaacaatgcttacatatattatatatattacctattatgtttttttaaaagttaTGAATTGTTATAGTCATAATCATCCCGTCTtagataaattaatatacatTAACACAATCATTTCAAAAACAAATGAAttagataataaaattaaattcaAAATACAACAACTTAATAAGCTTCCAAAGCGGCAATTGCATGAGTTAGATATAAGCAACTCAGACGATCAAACACAAGCAACAAATATGAAGAAAACCGCAACTGGAGCCAAAAAaataggaaaaaaaaatgctgATAATGAGGATGATGAATATGAGGAAGAAGAGGATGAGGATGAGGAGGATGAGGATGAGGATGAGGAGGATGAGGAGGATGAGGATGAGGATGAGGAGGATGAGGAGGATGAGGAGGATGAGGAAGATGAAGAAGACAAGGAGGAAGAGGAAATTGAGGAGgatagaaataaaaataacaaaaacaaaaaatataaaattagcAAAAGCATTATAACAGAATATACTGACAGCCATATAAgggaaaaaatgaaagaagaaaaaaaaaagcaaagagaaaaaataaaaaatgagagaagcatatttttaaaggaaataaaagacATGGTATCAAATAAGCCCGAAAAAATCAAAGAAGAAAattacttaaaaaaattggaaGAAAAATTCACAGATTTCgatgataaaattttaaggaaaaaaatgaaaatgatgagcaaaaagaaaaatcgAATGAATAATTTAAGTAATGTTGGTATGACATCAAATGATTTATTGAAGTTTGTAGAATTACCTGAAATGAGCAacgaaaatgataatacaAGCTttcatgaaaataaaatatttaggaataatattaataaaataaaacaaaagaataaaaacaaattaatgaataataatgcaAATGATGATTTTGtatcttttaaaaagtttAATAAGGTTCAAAATAAGAATGATTCTTACGacaataaagaaaaaaatgcattgaataattattcatttggaaaaaatatgcataatgAAATCGATGATGagaatattaaaaacatgctaaagtttaaaaaaaatagaaaagaGCAAAGAAAAACGATTatggataaaaaaaataaagaaataagaAAACAACTAGTTGATCAAGAAAATGAAGTAAATGATAGGAGAATgccaaataaaaatattatacaaaacAAAGGTTTAgtaagaaaaagaaaatcaACTGATGGTAATGCAAGAGTTCATAATAAACTTAagtatatgaaaaaaatgaagacaTATAATAGTCAACACCCTAAATTTAAGACCCACGATAATAACTATGATGGAGTAAAGAAAGGAATAAACCcatacttaaaaaaatctatagatataaagtaa
- a CDS encoding rhomboid protease ROM7, producing MNLLILFIFIIYIASGNSLHYNKINSKGITTFINTKNTILKNEYKIYRFKKYNNVEKRIYSFKKNVLSLFNTLKNKEKITNLLENISNNVKIKFPNRFIYYNYLFNKCKLDRILIVINTLLYLYLNRVDKNEEKKIFFTKGNLVQIKDEQKAAKYQCNYYDIYKNKNYKTLFSSIFIHKNILHLYFNMSSLMSIYKIISPIYSNSQILITYLLSGFLSNLISYIYYIKPPKKNIFLKDIIDQNYYSRNIPLNKPNKIICGSSSAIYSLYGMYITHMIFFYFKNNYIANTSFLYNIFYSFLSSLLLENVSHFNHILGFMCGFFMSSTLILFDNN from the coding sequence atgaatcttttaattttgttcatatttataatatatattgcaaGCGGGAATTCGTTGCattataacaaaataaattccAAAGGAATAACtacatttataaatactaaaaatactattttgaaaaatgaatacaaaatatatcgattcaaaaaatataataatgtagAGAAAAggatatattcatttaagaaaaatgttttaagtttatttaatactttgaaaaataaagagAAAATAACCAATTTActtgaaaatatttcaaataatgtaaaaattaaatttccTAATAGATTTATATACtacaattatttatttaataaatgtaaattaGACCGAATACTTATAGTAATAAACACACtgctttatttatatttaaatagggttgataaaaatgaagaaaaaaaaattttttttactaagGGAAATTTAGttcaaataaaagatgAACAGAAAGCTGCAAAATATCAATgtaattattatgatatatataaaaataagaattATAAAACACTTTTCTCATCTATTTTCATCCATAAAAATATcttacatttatattttaatatgagTTCCCTAATGTCcatatacaaaattatatcgCCAATTTATTCAAATAGCCAAATACttattacatatttattatctgGGTTTCTTTCGAACTTAATatcttatatatactatataaagcccccaaaaaaaaatatatttttaaaagacaTAATCgatcaaaattattatagtCGTAATATACCCCTAAATAAGcccaataaaataatttgtggAAGCAGTTCAGCTATATATTCCCTATATGGAATGTATATAACAcatatgatttttttttattttaaaaataattatattgcGAATACAAGCTTCctctataatattttctattcatttttatcatctcTACTTTTAGAAAATGTTAGCCATTTTAACCATATTTTGGGATTTATGTGTGGATTTTTTATGTCGTCCacattaattttgtttgataataattaa
- a CDS encoding zinc finger protein, putative — translation MEIALSNENIKKDIETHNEIAHDTIEVKSMCINCEQEGINKILKFEIPYFKNILIHSFECVLCNYRNNTIQDLNPIKEKGVKILFSVTKTEHLDRQLIKSEYGVLKIPEINFEIPKETQKGSINTIEGFIQTALSNLTDYFINLKNMYNEANNIVDDNENNESKEVEKNVNDDIHKIEEKEQLNKDGEINDINNNNYSDKDDENTSDVNEKCHQITIENYMSMIEKTIHKLSRFIVSKELPFTVEIIDPSGLSSLEYYDEDINSKTVVIEHYQRSKQELNELGFYEEDFEGKKKDENFKQNNLNINENQSIDKGDQIKKENFDFIKKYVHMNNNSNGSNNMCVKYKTINEGEENKLIESFTSNCPCCNYLGDNNFCEINIPGFKKCLILSYVCPNCNYKTSEIKSSGEINPKGKKITLTVKNKSDLNRFVIKSETASIQIPIIDLTSDYGTLGGSLTTVEGIIIQIIESLEDKFKFLLGDSSINTHISNDEVNASNKDDSVTNKIKNVISNLYKLCRTEEMFPFDLIIDDIASNSYISCDQIGDDTNLKEEEYERNFEQNDMLGITSMDAN, via the coding sequence ATGGAAATTGCTTTAAGTAATGAAAACATTAAGAAGGATATAGAAACTCACAATGAAATAGCGCATGATACTATTGAAGTGAAGTCTATGTGCATAAATTGCGAACAGGAgggaataaataaaattttaaaatttgaaattccgtactttaaaaatattttaatacattCTTTTGAATGTGTACTATGCAattatagaaataataCTATTCAAGATTTAAATCcaataaaagaaaaggGTGTTAAAATACTTTTTAGCGTAACAAAAACTGAGCATTTAGATAGGCAACTGATTAAATCAGAATATGGAGTCTTGAAAATTCCCGAAATCAATTTTGAAATACCAAAAGAAACACAAAAAGGATCTATAAATACAATTGAAGGCTTTATACAAACAGCATTAAGTAATCTTACagattattttataaatttaaaaaatatgtataatgaAGCAAACAATATTGTTGACGATAATGAAAACAACGAATCTAAAGAggtagaaaaaaatgtaaatgatgatatacataaaatagaagaaaaagaacaattaaataaagatggtgaaataaatgatatcAACAACAACAATTATAGCGATAaagatgatgaaaataCTTCAGATGTAAACGAAAAATGCCACCAAATTACaatagaaaattatatgagtATGATTGAAAAAACAATACATAAATTATCGAGATTTATTGTATCGAAGGAATTGCCTTTTACTGTTGAAATTATAGACCCCTCTGGATTAAGTTCATTAGAATATTATGATGAAGATATAAATTCTAAAACAGTTGTAATAGAACACTACCAAAGAAGTAAACAAGAATTAAATGAACTAGGCTTTTATGAAGAAGATTTTGAGgggaaaaaaaaggatgaaaattttaagcaaaataatttaaatataaatgaaaaccAATCAATTGATAAAGGGgaccaaataaaaaaagaaaatttcgactttataaaaaaatatgttcacatgaataataatagtaatggatctaataatatgtgtgtcaaatataaaaccaTAAATGAAggtgaagaaaataaactTATTGAATCATTTACATCCAATTGTCCATGCTGCAATTACCTAGgagataataatttttgcgaaattaatatacctggttttaaaaaatgtttaattTTATCTTATGTTTGTCCTAATTGTAATTATAAAACGAGCGAAATTAAAAGCAGTGGTGAAATTAATCctaaaggaaaaaaaattacctTAACcgttaaaaataaaagtgatTTAAACAGATTTGTGATTAAATCTGAAACAGCATCAATCCAAATTCCAATTATTGATTTAACATCTGATTATGGAACACTTGGAGGGTCACTTACAACCGTCGAAGGAATAATTATCCAAATAATAGAGTCATTGGAAGAtaaattcaaatttttaCTTGGTGATTCAAGTATAAACACACATATAAGTAATGACGAAGTTAATGCAAGCAATAAAGATGATTCTgttacaaataaaataaaaaatgtaatctctaatttatataagttATGCAGAACAGAAGAAATGTTTCCATTTGATTTAATAATTGATGACATTGCATCAAATAGTTACATATCTTGTGATCAAATTGGAGACGATACTAATTTAAAAGAAGAAGAATATGAAAGAAATTTTGAACAAAATGATATGCTAGGTATTACATCCATGGATGCAAATTAG
- a CDS encoding zinc finger protein, putative, translated as MKMSVTLRQHFWKTKLCPLHAENKCKEGDNCDYAHSIEDLRSIPDLKRTKLCYKLLKGEKCFNKKCNYAHNQDELKSAQNLFAYKSSMCKFIENKACLNGSTCRFAHNIDELRVPRIPEILLEKGSTEIDGKNVASYYLDDNNNNTNDKINNEMIASGESNIENCYKIGNMHNNGNINKEANINCNITGNNNCNMYINRNNNNICSMDVNRNNYQRINSDRNSNNGNFNNNFNMLLNNFNAMHIKTNGEHIYNNQIFLNKYNNNNNNINNNYHMYKNNAMNSKRDDRKRKDKNINKNKEKQIKQKKNNHNKNYENYDNTEDNVINNHAAQSIKQKEEGNEFYDSSTTISSSLNFEEESDKNKINEAYVSNNFEEVDINQYCEKIEENTFIESNENINDHYNDRSTYENCNKVAYSNDKEKSLSKKKKKKNMNKNSNEDNKKNSKNCINNNEQCINELEGQYNYMDYNNYNYLNHLFYNKMMQMKFNPSIQYMNYQQINNIEGQNNALMSNNYSKFIKPNEYGLYDHQNNMPYMVAPNYYPHYLYYYTNPCNYNQSVIPDKIINNNNDKNINDESPLKKNNPTTSDTEICQSDHDDNEEEEIVVNQINFEKDEESEETNCEKEKLTNNDKIYDGIDDKINEEETNKNDIDKNHKSKSDVNIDNSITELTNKRDCIEKENKYSFIKKSTHSNNNDNIIRIEDKLNDQKGENVYDETAKLQIIKNQKTEKHRHQKTKRSKLVPLNKNGKKKFNKELHMNKDEHFNKQKEGNMETEKLVNDNVLNEQNRNCIKTQSASSSVYSYMVNTNNMQNMSYDKNFINPPVPSIEMYHNNPCHMNELTNEQMIYNLNNRNIGYYYYPYMPTTYNDEVYLN; from the coding sequence atgaaaatgtcAGTAACTCTTCGTCAGCATTTCTGGAAAACTAAGTTATGCCCTTTACATGCggaaaataaatgtaaagaGGGGGACAATTGTGACTACGCTCACTCTATTGAAGATTTAAGATCAATTCCAGATTTAAAAAGAACTAAGCTTTGTTATAAGCTATTGAAAGGTGAAAAGTgctttaataaaaaatgcaattATGCTCATAACCAGGATGAATTAAAATCAGcacaaaatttatttgcTTATAAATCATCCATGTGTaaatttattgaaaataaagcaTGCTTAAATGGATCTACATGCAGATTTGCTCATAACATAGATGAATTAAGAGTTCCAAGAATTCCAGAAATTTTATTAGAAAAAGGTAGCACTGAAATAGATGGAAAAAACGTTGCATCATATTATTTggatgataataataataatacaaatgataaaattaacaatGAAATGATAGCAAGTGGAGAATCTAACATTGAAAATTGCTACAAAATTGGAAACATGCATAATAACGGAAATATTAACAAGGAAGCTAACATCAATTGCAACATAACTGGAAACAACAATTGTAACATGTACattaatagaaataataacaacATTTGTAGCATGGATGTCAACAGAAATAATTATCAACGTATTAATAGCGACAGAAACAGTAATAATGggaattttaataataattttaatatgttACTGAATAATTTCAACGCAATGCACATAAAGACCAATGGTGAACATATTTACAATAATCAAATTTTCTTAAATAAGTACAACAACAAcaacaataatattaacaataaCTATCATATgtacaaaaataatgcGATGAATAGCAAAAGAGACGacagaaaaagaaaagataaaaatataaacaagaATAAggaaaaacaaataaaacaaaaaaaaaataaccataataaaaattatgaaaattatgataatacTGAAGACaatgttataaataatcaTGCAGCACAATCtattaaacaaaaagaAGAAGGCAATGAGTTTTATGATAGTAGCACGACAATATCATCAAGTTTAAATTTTGAAGAAGAAAgcgataaaaataaaataaatgaagcTTATGTaagtaataattttgagGAAGTAGACATAAATCAATATTGTGAAAAAATAGAAgaaaatacatttatagAATCAAACGAAAATATAAACGACCATTATAATGATAGAAGCACTTATGAAAATTGTAATAAAGTTGCATATAGTAATGACAAGGAAAAAAGTTtgagcaaaaaaaaaaaaaaaaaaaatatgaataaaaatagcaatgaagacaataaaaaaaatagcaaaaattgtataaataacaatgaACAATGCATAAATGAGCTAGAAGGgcaatataattatatggactacaataattataattatttaaatcatttattttataacaaAATGATGCAAATGAAGTTTAATCCATCCATCCAATATATGAATTAccaacaaataaataatattgagGGTCAAAATAATGCTTTAATGTCAAATAACTATTCAAAGTTTATTAAACCAAATGAATATGGTTTGTATGATCATCAAAACAATATGCCATATATGGTTGCTCCAAATTATTATCCGcattatttatactatTATACAAACCCATGTAATTATAACCAATCTGTAATTCctgataaaataataaacaataataatgataaaaatataaatgatgagAGCcccttaaaaaaaaataacccTACAACAAGTGATACTGAAATTTGCCAAAGTGATCATGACGATAATGAAGAGGAGGAAATAGTAGTTAATCAAATAAACTTTGAAAAAGACGAAGAAAGTGAAGAAACGAATtgtgaaaaagaaaagttAACAAACAATGACAAGATTTATGATGGAAttgatgataaaataaatgaagaagaaacaaataaaaatgatatagataaaaatcataaatCAAAAAGTGATGTTAACATTGATAATAGTATTACAGAATTAACCAATAAGAGAGATTGcattgaaaaagaaaataaatatagtttcataaaaaaaagcacACATagcaataataatgataacaTAATAAGGATAGAAGACAAGCTAAATGATCAAAAAGGTGAAAATGTTTATGACGAAACTGCAAAACtgcaaattataaaaaatcaaaaaaccGAAAAACATAGACACCAAAAAACAAAGCGATCAAAATTAGTTccattaaataaaaatggaaaaaaaaaatttaacaaaGAACTGCATATGAATAAGGATGAACATTTTAACAAACAAAAAGAAGGCAATATGGAAACAGAAAAATTAGTAAATGATAATGTTTTAAATGAGCAAAATAGGAATTGTATAAAAACACAATCGGCATCATCTTCAGTATATAGTTATATGGTTAATACGAATAATATGCAAAACATGAGTTATGATaagaattttattaatcCTCCAGTACCTTCAATAGAAATGTATCATAACAACCCATGTCACATGAATGAGTTAACTAATGAACAGATGATTtacaatttaaataatagaaacattgggtattattattatcctTATATGCCCACGACATATAATGATGaagtatatttaaattaa
- a CDS encoding YOP1-like protein, putative produces MGLHIFPTKIVNLVNIIVSIFCPAAETYNLLFHKKDKANEDYVHHIHFITYWIIYSLYYCLESLLLIHIMNYIPFYFELKLLLFFWLYNDTFQGAGYIYFKFIEKYYSTIDKKICDIVYTNVPKNIINLFPFEKQQPITIKKSSSKLRSMVSK; encoded by the coding sequence ATGGGGttacatatatttccaACTAAGATAGTAAATTTggtaaatataatagtatCAATATTCTGCCCAGCAGCTGAAACAtacaatttattatttcataaaaaagaCAAAGCAAATGAAGATTATGTCCATCATATTCACTTTATAACATATTGGATtatttattctttataCTATTGTCTTGagtcattattattaattcatattatGAATTATATCCCATTTTATTTCGAACTTAAATtattgctttttttttggttaTATAATGATACATTTCAAGGAGCAGgttacatttattttaaattcattGAAAAGTACTATAGTACcatagataaaaaaatatgtgatATAGTTTATACAAATGtaccaaaaaatataataaaccTTTTCCCTTTTGAGAAGCAACAACCAATTAccattaaaaaatcatCAAGCAAACTTAGAAGTATGGTATCCAAATAG
- a CDS encoding 40S ribosomal protein S15, putative, producing MGRMYGKGKGISSSTIPYKRKQPSWLKQKPSEIEDAIIKLAKKGQTPSQIGATLRDNYGIPQVKAVTGNKILRILRAHGVATTIPEDLYFLIKKAVSMRKHLEKNKKDKDCKFRLILTESKIHRISRYYKRKRLLPSNWKYQSSTASALIA from the coding sequence ATGGGTCGTATGTACGGTAAAGGTAAAGGTATATCCAGCTCAACCATCccatataaaagaaaacaaCCTAGCTGGTTAAAACAAAAACCATCTGAAATTGAAGATgctattattaaattagcAAAGAAGGGTCAAACTCCATCTCAAATAGGTGCAACATTAAGAGATAATTATGGAATACCTCAAGTAAAGGCAGTTActggaaataaaattttaagaaTATTGAGAGCCCATGGTGTTGCTACAACTATTCCAGaagatttatattttttaataaaaaaagctGTATCTATGAGAAAGCAtcttgaaaaaaataaaaaagataaagaTTGCAAATTCAGATTAATTTTAACTGAATCAAAAATTCACAGAATATCCAGATATTATAAGAGAAAAAGATTATTACCTTCAAACTGGAAATACCAATCAAGCACTGCTAGTGCTCTTATTgcttaa
- a CDS encoding GTP-binding protein, putative has product MGVLEKIKEIEAEMARTQKNKATEYHLGQLKAKLAKYRSQLLEAPKSGKKGEGFDVQRQGDARVCLIGFPSVGKSTLLSKITNTTSEVADYEFTTLTCKPGIINHKDSKIQLLDLPGIIQGASEGRGRGRQVIAVAKSCDMIMMVLDTTRDNSQRLKLENELKLVGIRINQEPQRITLTRKKAGGVVINSTVPLTKMDNKLIMSILHQYKIHNCNLLFNEDASVDDLIDIIEGNRKYIKCIYVYNKIDMLPLSEINTIASEENTVVISSSKQWNLDVLKEYILQKLEIIRVYTKVRKEKPDFTNPITLTRQRGSQTVEAVLKQIHKDMIKDFKYALVWGRSVKQNPQRVDLYHKLEDEDVIQVVKNN; this is encoded by the exons ATGGGAGTATTGGAG aaaattaaagaaatcGAGGCCGAAATGGCCAGgacacaaaaaaataaagcaaCAGAG TATCATTTAGGGCAATTAAAAGCGAAACTGGCAAAATACAG gTCCCAATTACTTGAAGCCCCTAAAAGCGGGAAAAAGGGAGAAGGTTTTGACGTACAAAG ACAAGGCGATGCAAGGGTATGCTTAATAGGATTTCCATCTGTTGGAAAGTCAACTCTTTTGTcaaaaattacaaatacAACATCAGAAGTAGCAGATTATGAATTTACAACTCTAACATGCAAACCTG GAATAATAAATCACAAAGATTCAAAAATCCAGTTGCTTGATTTGCCTGGAATTATTCAAGGAGCCTCAGAGGGCCGTGGAAGAGGCCGACAA gTAATTGCAGTAGCAAAATCATGTGATATGATTATGATGGTACTTGATACAACTCGAGACAATAGCCAAAGATTAAAATTAGAAAA TGAATTAAAATTAGTTGGAATTAGGATAAATCAGGAGCCTCAAAGA ATAACACTAACACGAAAGAAAGCAGGTGGTGTTGTAATAAATAGTACTGTTCCCTTAACAAAG aTGGATAATAAACTTATAATGAGTATACTGCATCAGTACAAAATACACAATTGTAATTTGCTATTCAACGAAGATGCTAGt GTTGATGATCTCATTGATATTATAGAAGGGAAccgaaaatatattaagtGCATTTATGTATACAACAAAATTGATATGTTGCCTTTAAGCGAAATCAATACCATTGCATCGGA AGAAAATACTGTTGTTATAAGCAGTAGCAAACAATGGAACTTAGATGTACTAAAAGAATACATACTTCAGAAATTAGAAATAATTCGAGTCTATACAAAAGTGCGAAAAGAAAAACCTGATTTTACTAATCCAATTACATTGACTAGGCAAAGAG GAAGTCAAACTGTTGAGGCTGTGCTTAAACAAATCCataaa gaCATGATTAAAGattttaaatatgcatTAGTTTGGGGAAGAAGTGTAAAACAAAATCCGCAAAGAGTAGACTTAT aTCACAAATTAGAGGATGAGGATGTTATACAAGTTGTTAAGAATAATTGA